A single window of Achromobacter xylosoxidans DNA harbors:
- the lspA gene encoding signal peptidase II → MDEPSLRKTQWYSLAIVIFAGDQAAKSYIDATTPLGWSHEVASFFNLVHALNPGAAFSFLAGAGGWQRWFFLAIAFAISAWLAWLLSRPLRKTEGLSYSLILGGALGNAFDRATRGHVIDYIDFHLHGWHWPAFNIADMAIVGGAIALVAQSFMSVENPAATKESQ, encoded by the coding sequence ATGGATGAACCATCTCTTCGCAAGACGCAGTGGTACTCACTCGCGATCGTTATATTCGCCGGCGATCAGGCAGCTAAGAGCTACATTGACGCGACAACTCCCTTGGGTTGGTCGCACGAGGTGGCGTCATTCTTCAACCTAGTTCACGCTCTCAATCCCGGCGCGGCGTTCAGCTTCCTTGCTGGCGCGGGCGGCTGGCAGCGGTGGTTTTTTCTGGCGATCGCGTTCGCAATATCGGCATGGCTCGCATGGCTGCTCTCCCGGCCGCTGCGCAAAACGGAAGGCCTTTCGTACAGCCTCATTCTGGGCGGCGCATTGGGCAACGCGTTCGACCGCGCCACGCGCGGGCACGTTATCGACTACATCGACTTTCACCTGCACGGCTGGCACTGGCCCGCCTTCAACATCGCTGACATGGCCATCGTGGGCGGGGCGATCGCGCTGGTGGCCCAGTCGTTCATGAGCGTGGAGAACCCGGCCGCCACAAAGGAGTCCCAGTGA